From one Streptomyces mobaraensis genomic stretch:
- a CDS encoding DUF3152 domain-containing protein, giving the protein MGKHSARAPQAPQAAPGGRTEEAPEVPGARETVRTAERPLGAEDDGPSGRPEPVVRSAPRGPAIGWGVIGRQGGPAGSSRSSGQSRSKGARPDGARPKAARVPEPRRGSGGRGDAPGGGAHRAAGGRGRAVTGVAAAVVTAVLAVFVAGQVEDGTESRAQAQTPDARNGAGAASRSDSRPTPRPPAAPVTYEQKMAKKYPLDQRMPASGEFMTVGGHDKAPGKGEVLRYRVDVEKGLPLDGGLFATAVHRTLNDDRSWGHGGTRTFERVSSGHADFVVTLASPATTAKWCAKSDLDITVDNVSCDSAATDRVMINAYRWAQGAETYGDRMYEYRQMLINHEVGHRLGHNHESCGKAGAPAPVMMQQTKFLTTDGVTCKPNAWPFPK; this is encoded by the coding sequence GTGGGTAAACACAGCGCACGTGCCCCCCAGGCCCCTCAGGCCGCCCCCGGGGGGCGCACGGAGGAGGCGCCGGAGGTCCCCGGCGCCCGGGAGACCGTCCGGACCGCCGAGCGGCCGCTCGGCGCGGAGGACGACGGGCCGTCCGGCCGGCCGGAGCCCGTCGTGCGGTCCGCGCCGCGGGGTCCGGCCATCGGCTGGGGTGTCATCGGGCGGCAGGGCGGCCCCGCGGGTTCCTCCCGCTCGTCCGGGCAGTCCCGGTCGAAGGGCGCGCGGCCGGACGGCGCGCGGCCGAAGGCGGCGCGGGTGCCGGAACCGCGCCGGGGGAGCGGCGGCCGCGGGGACGCGCCCGGCGGCGGCGCGCACCGGGCCGCCGGCGGCAGGGGCCGCGCGGTCACCGGGGTGGCCGCGGCGGTGGTGACGGCCGTGCTGGCCGTCTTCGTGGCGGGACAGGTCGAGGACGGTACGGAGAGCCGGGCGCAGGCCCAGACCCCGGACGCGCGGAACGGCGCGGGCGCCGCCTCGCGGTCCGACAGCCGGCCGACGCCCCGGCCCCCCGCCGCACCGGTGACGTACGAGCAGAAGATGGCGAAGAAGTACCCCCTGGACCAGCGGATGCCGGCCTCGGGTGAATTCATGACCGTCGGAGGACACGACAAAGCCCCCGGTAAGGGTGAAGTTCTCCGTTACCGCGTTGACGTCGAGAAGGGGCTGCCGCTTGACGGCGGTCTTTTCGCCACCGCCGTGCACCGGACCCTCAACGACGACCGCAGCTGGGGCCACGGCGGCACCCGCACCTTCGAGCGGGTCTCCTCCGGGCACGCCGACTTCGTGGTGACCCTGGCCAGCCCGGCGACCACCGCCAAGTGGTGTGCCAAGTCGGATCTGGACATCACCGTGGACAACGTCTCCTGCGACTCCGCCGCCACCGACCGCGTGATGATCAACGCCTACCGGTGGGCGCAGGGCGCCGAGACCTACGGCGACCGGATGTACGAGTACCGGCAGATGCTCATCAACCACGAGGTCGGCCACCGGCTCGGCCACAACCACGAGTCCTGCGGCAAGGCGGGCGCGCCGGCGCCGGTGATGATGCAGCAGACCAAGTTCCTCACCACGGACGGGGTGACCTGCAAGCCCAACGCCTGGCCGTTCCCCAAGTGA
- a CDS encoding DUF3107 domain-containing protein gives MEVKIGVQHAPREIVLESGQSAEEVERAVADALAGKAQLLSLTDEHGRKVLIPSDRLAYVEIGQPATRRVGFTTI, from the coding sequence GTGGAGGTCAAGATCGGCGTGCAGCACGCGCCCCGCGAGATCGTTCTGGAGAGCGGTCAGTCCGCCGAGGAGGTCGAGCGCGCGGTGGCCGACGCGCTGGCCGGAAAGGCACAGCTGCTCAGCCTGACGGACGAGCACGGCCGCAAGGTCCTGATTCCGTCCGACCGGCTGGCCTATGTGGAGATCGGTCAGCCCGCCACCCGGCGGGTCGGCTTCACCACCATCTGA
- a CDS encoding Ms4533A family Cys-rich leader peptide translates to MPHHHTSASAAFELALIGVAVHAVADISCR, encoded by the coding sequence ATGCCGCACCACCACACCTCCGCGAGCGCCGCCTTCGAGCTGGCGCTGATCGGTGTGGCCGTGCACGCGGTCGCCGACATCAGCTGTCGCTGA
- a CDS encoding alpha/beta fold hydrolase, which produces MSETESPVAPGAPAVPVVPPSPLPPFGAGERLRTVTLPGATLTVRSRPPAASDGPAPPPALFVHGLGGSSRNWSPLMALLADAVDGEALDLPGFGDSPPPDDGDHSVTACARVVIRYLDTRARGPVHLFGNSLGGAIVTRVAAVRPDLVRTLTLVSPALPELRPQRTALPTGLLAVPGAVSLFARLTRDWTAEDRTRGLLALCYGDPGRVSPEGFAMAVEEFERRLELPYFWDVMARSTRGVVDAYTLGGQHSLWRQAERVLAPTLLVYGTSDRLVSYRMARRASKAFRDSRLLTLLGTGHVAMMEDPDAVARAFRELLADTLTTSERSATPRG; this is translated from the coding sequence ATGTCGGAGACCGAGTCGCCGGTGGCACCGGGTGCCCCCGCCGTTCCCGTGGTGCCGCCCTCGCCCCTTCCGCCGTTCGGCGCGGGGGAGCGGCTGCGCACGGTGACCCTGCCCGGAGCGACGTTGACGGTGCGCTCCCGGCCGCCCGCCGCCTCGGACGGGCCGGCTCCGCCACCCGCCCTCTTCGTGCACGGCCTCGGCGGCTCGTCGCGGAACTGGTCCCCGCTGATGGCACTGCTCGCGGACGCCGTCGACGGGGAGGCGCTGGACCTCCCCGGCTTCGGCGACTCGCCGCCGCCCGACGACGGCGACCACTCGGTCACGGCCTGCGCCCGGGTGGTCATCCGCTACCTCGACACCCGCGCCCGCGGCCCTGTGCACCTGTTCGGCAACTCGCTGGGCGGCGCGATCGTCACCCGCGTCGCGGCGGTCCGCCCCGACCTCGTCCGCACCCTGACGCTCGTCTCGCCCGCCCTGCCGGAGCTGCGCCCGCAGCGCACCGCGCTGCCCACCGGGCTGCTGGCCGTGCCGGGCGCGGTCTCCCTCTTCGCCCGCCTGACCAGGGACTGGACGGCCGAGGACCGCACGCGCGGGCTGCTCGCCCTCTGTTACGGGGACCCAGGGCGGGTGTCCCCGGAGGGGTTCGCCATGGCGGTCGAGGAGTTCGAGCGCCGGCTGGAGCTCCCCTACTTCTGGGACGTGATGGCGCGGTCCACCCGCGGCGTCGTGGACGCGTACACCCTCGGCGGACAGCATTCGCTGTGGCGTCAGGCCGAGCGCGTCCTTGCCCCTACCCTGCTGGTGTACGGAACGAGCGACCGGCTCGTCTCGTACCGCATGGCCCGCCGGGCGAGCAAGGCGTTCCGCGACTCGCGGCTGCTGACGCTGCTGGGCACCGGCCATGTGGCGATGATGGAGGATCCGGACGCGGTGGCCCGTGCCTTCCGCGAACTCCTCGCGGACACCCTCACGACGTCGGAACGGAGCGCCACGCCCCGTGGGTAA
- a CDS encoding TetR/AcrR family transcriptional regulator, which produces MTAIEQTEARPRGTRLPRRARRNQLLGAAQEVFVAQGYHAAAMDDIAERAGVSKPVLYQHFPGKLDLYLALLDQHCDNLHQAVRTALASTSDNKQRVAATMDAYFAYVEDEGGAFRLVFESDLTNEPAVRERVDRVSLACAEAISEVIAEDTGLAKEEAMLLAVGLGGVSQVVARYWLSSGSTVPRGTAVQLLTSLAWRGIAGFPKNEH; this is translated from the coding sequence GTGACAGCCATCGAGCAGACCGAGGCGCGCCCGCGGGGCACGCGCCTGCCGCGCCGAGCCCGACGCAACCAGCTCCTGGGCGCCGCCCAGGAGGTCTTCGTGGCCCAGGGCTACCACGCCGCGGCCATGGACGACATCGCCGAGCGCGCGGGCGTCAGCAAGCCGGTGCTCTACCAGCACTTCCCCGGCAAGCTGGACCTCTACCTGGCCCTGCTGGACCAGCACTGCGACAACCTGCACCAGGCGGTGCGCACGGCGCTGGCGTCCACGTCCGACAACAAGCAGCGGGTGGCGGCCACCATGGACGCCTACTTCGCCTACGTCGAGGACGAGGGCGGCGCCTTCCGGCTGGTCTTCGAGTCCGACCTCACCAACGAGCCCGCGGTGCGCGAGCGCGTCGACCGGGTCTCGCTGGCCTGCGCCGAGGCCATCAGCGAGGTCATCGCCGAGGACACCGGCCTCGCCAAGGAGGAGGCGATGCTGCTGGCCGTCGGCCTCGGCGGCGTCTCCCAGGTGGTCGCCCGCTACTGGCTCTCCAGCGGCAGCACGGTCCCGCGCGGCACCGCGGTCCAGCTGCTGACCTCGCTGGCGTGGCGCGGCATCGCCGGATTCCCGAAGAACGAGCACTGA
- a CDS encoding ABC transporter permease encodes MTELLTTAPPAGAGALPAAGARRVWRRLRARRAALPAAAVLGLLALLALGAPLFAALEGQDATTYHDGLVDSARGGVPLGSFGGVGADHWLGVEPGTGRDLFVRILYGARVSLTVAVGATLVQLVVGVAVGLTAALGNRVVDGILGHLTDVMVALPMLVFAIALTAVVPAGFPRPALLVVVIGLIAWGVLARVVRAQALALKKLDHVAAARLTGASEWRIARRELLPALAAPVITYAAILLPTNMILEAGMSFLGVGITPPTPSWGQMLSSAQTWFRADPLYVILPALMLFVTTFAFTVLGDALRGALDPREASRLRVGRGGRASRGAFRRGFRAGSRTDSRTDSRAGSPADIRTGGAA; translated from the coding sequence GTGACGGAGCTCCTCACCACCGCCCCACCGGCCGGCGCGGGCGCGCTGCCCGCCGCCGGCGCCCGCCGGGTCTGGCGGCGGCTGCGAGCCCGCCGCGCCGCGCTGCCCGCCGCCGCCGTGCTCGGCCTGCTCGCCCTCCTCGCCCTCGGCGCGCCGCTGTTCGCCGCGCTGGAGGGCCAGGACGCCACCACGTACCACGACGGCCTCGTCGACTCCGCGCGCGGCGGCGTCCCGCTCGGTTCCTTCGGCGGCGTCGGCGCCGACCACTGGCTCGGCGTCGAACCCGGCACCGGCCGCGACCTGTTCGTCCGCATCCTCTACGGCGCCCGCGTCTCGCTGACCGTCGCCGTCGGCGCGACGCTGGTGCAGCTCGTCGTCGGCGTCGCCGTCGGGCTGACGGCCGCGCTCGGCAACCGTGTCGTGGACGGGATCCTCGGCCACCTCACCGACGTGATGGTCGCGTTGCCGATGCTGGTCTTCGCCATCGCGCTGACGGCCGTCGTCCCCGCCGGCTTCCCCCGGCCCGCGCTGCTCGTCGTCGTCATCGGGCTGATCGCCTGGGGCGTGCTGGCCCGGGTCGTCCGCGCGCAGGCGCTGGCCCTGAAGAAGCTCGACCACGTCGCCGCCGCCCGGCTGACCGGCGCGTCGGAGTGGCGGATCGCCCGGCGGGAACTGCTGCCCGCGCTGGCCGCGCCCGTCATCACCTACGCGGCGATCCTGCTGCCGACCAACATGATCCTGGAAGCCGGCATGTCCTTCCTCGGCGTCGGCATCACCCCGCCGACCCCCTCGTGGGGGCAGATGCTGTCCTCCGCGCAGACCTGGTTCCGCGCCGACCCCCTCTACGTGATCCTCCCGGCCCTGATGCTCTTCGTCACCACCTTCGCGTTCACCGTGCTCGGTGACGCCCTGCGCGGCGCGCTCGACCCGCGCGAGGCGTCCCGGCTGCGCGTCGGCCGGGGCGGGCGGGCGTCGCGAGGGGCCTTCCGGAGGGGCTTCCGGGCGGGTTCTCGGACGGACTCCCGCACGGACTCCCGGGCCGGCTCCCCGGCGGACATCCGGACGGGCGGTGCCGCGTGA
- a CDS encoding ABC transporter permease yields the protein MTAFVLRRVLGVFVVLLALSAVVYATFYLAPGDPAQLACGPRCDPAQVRQVREQLGLDAPVYTQYWHFLQGLVTGHDYSTGTGVLHCDAPCLGLSYQSDQQVTDLIARGLPATASLAAGAMVLWLLIGVGTGLLSVVRRGGVVERVLTWLTLAGNATPVFITGLGLLMLFCAYLEWLPFPSYVPLTDDPEQWAWNLLLPWFSLALLESAKYARMTRSSMLETLAEDHVRTFRAYGVAERAIVGRHALRGALAPVIALTAADFGSMFGNAMLTEAMFGLPGIGKQLVDATKAIDLPVVVGLVMVTGAAVALANVVADLLYAVADRRVALR from the coding sequence GTGACCGCCTTCGTCCTGCGGCGCGTCCTCGGCGTGTTCGTCGTCCTCCTCGCGCTCTCCGCCGTCGTCTACGCGACCTTCTACCTCGCGCCCGGCGACCCCGCCCAGCTCGCCTGCGGCCCCCGCTGCGACCCGGCGCAGGTGCGGCAGGTACGGGAGCAACTCGGGCTCGACGCGCCCGTGTACACCCAGTACTGGCACTTCCTCCAGGGCCTCGTCACCGGCCACGACTACTCCACCGGCACCGGCGTGCTGCACTGCGACGCACCCTGCCTGGGGCTGTCGTACCAGAGCGACCAGCAGGTCACCGACCTCATCGCCCGCGGCCTGCCCGCCACGGCCTCCCTCGCCGCCGGCGCCATGGTGCTGTGGCTGCTGATCGGCGTCGGCACCGGGCTGCTGTCCGTCGTACGCCGCGGCGGCGTCGTCGAACGGGTGCTGACATGGCTGACGCTGGCCGGGAACGCGACGCCGGTCTTCATCACCGGCCTCGGGCTGCTGATGCTCTTCTGCGCCTACCTGGAGTGGCTGCCGTTCCCCTCCTACGTACCGCTGACCGACGACCCCGAGCAGTGGGCCTGGAACCTGCTGCTGCCCTGGTTCTCGCTGGCGCTGCTTGAGTCCGCCAAGTACGCGCGGATGACCCGGAGTTCCATGCTGGAGACGCTGGCCGAGGACCACGTCCGCACCTTCCGCGCCTACGGCGTCGCCGAGCGGGCGATCGTCGGACGGCACGCGCTGCGCGGCGCGCTCGCGCCCGTCATCGCGCTCACGGCCGCCGACTTCGGATCGATGTTCGGCAACGCGATGCTGACCGAGGCGATGTTCGGGCTGCCCGGGATCGGCAAACAGCTGGTGGACGCCACCAAGGCGATCGACCTGCCGGTCGTCGTCGGGCTGGTGATGGTCACCGGCGCCGCCGTCGCGCTGGCCAACGTCGTGGCCGACCTGCTCTACGCCGTCGCCGACCGGAGGGTGGCCCTGCGATGA
- a CDS encoding dipeptide ABC transporter ATP-binding protein yields MTARSETAVDAPLVSVDRLSVEFPAEGGPVRAVRELSFTLPPGGALGIVGESGSGKSTAAYALLGLHHGTGARLTGLVRVAGHDVTAAGEAELRRLRGATAAMVFQDPLSSLDPYQAVGDQIAEVYRVHHRDASRRAARARAVEVLDRVGIPDAARRARSRPHEFSGGQRQRALIAMAVACAPRLLVADEPTTALDVTVQAQILALLRELREETGMGLVLVTHDLGVAAGSVDELLVMKDGSAVEHGPVRAVLDAPAEPYTRALLDAVPRVEVRRAPVERRTAAPEDDSLLLEAVGLRQEFGRGRRAVTALDGVSLTVRAGETVGVVGESGSGKTTLGRALVRLLTPTAGEIRYQGRDIGRLGERALRPFRSELQMVFQDPVSSLNPRRSVGESIADPLRAAGRLTDARITARVRDLLDRVGLDPDAYHRYPHEFSGGQRQRVGIARALAPEPRLIVCDEPVSALDVTTQAQVVALLGELRRELGIALVFIAHDLAVVRQVSDRLVVMRRGSVVEEGPADVVYERPEHPYTRGLLAAVPRVGAAAPPSPAGV; encoded by the coding sequence ATGACCGCACGATCCGAAACCGCGGTGGACGCGCCACTGGTGTCCGTGGACCGCCTGTCCGTGGAGTTCCCGGCCGAGGGCGGGCCCGTACGCGCCGTGCGGGAGCTGTCGTTCACGCTCCCGCCCGGCGGCGCGCTGGGCATCGTCGGCGAGTCCGGCTCCGGCAAGAGCACCGCCGCGTACGCCCTCCTCGGGCTGCACCACGGGACGGGCGCCCGGCTCACCGGCTTGGTGCGCGTCGCCGGGCACGACGTCACGGCGGCCGGCGAGGCGGAACTGCGACGGCTGCGCGGCGCCACGGCCGCGATGGTCTTCCAGGACCCGCTCTCCTCCCTCGACCCCTACCAGGCCGTCGGCGACCAGATCGCCGAGGTCTACCGCGTCCACCACCGGGACGCCTCCCGGCGGGCCGCGCGGGCGCGGGCCGTGGAGGTGCTCGACCGGGTCGGCATCCCCGACGCCGCCCGCCGCGCGCGCTCCCGGCCGCACGAGTTCAGCGGCGGCCAGCGGCAGCGCGCCCTGATCGCCATGGCCGTGGCCTGCGCGCCCCGGCTGCTGGTCGCCGACGAGCCGACGACCGCGCTCGACGTCACCGTCCAGGCGCAGATCCTCGCCCTGCTGCGGGAACTGCGCGAGGAGACGGGCATGGGGCTCGTCCTCGTCACCCACGACCTGGGGGTGGCCGCGGGCAGCGTCGACGAGCTGCTGGTGATGAAGGACGGGAGCGCGGTCGAGCACGGACCGGTGCGCGCCGTCCTCGACGCACCGGCCGAGCCATACACGCGCGCCCTGCTGGACGCCGTGCCGCGCGTGGAGGTACGGCGTGCGCCGGTGGAGCGGCGTACGGCGGCGCCGGAGGACGACTCCCTGCTGCTCGAAGCGGTCGGCCTGCGGCAGGAGTTCGGGCGCGGACGGCGGGCCGTCACCGCTCTCGACGGCGTGTCGCTGACCGTCCGGGCAGGGGAGACCGTCGGCGTGGTCGGCGAGTCCGGCAGCGGCAAGACGACGCTCGGCCGGGCGCTGGTCCGGCTGCTCACCCCCACCGCGGGCGAGATCCGCTACCAGGGGCGGGACATCGGCCGGCTGGGGGAGCGCGCCCTGCGGCCGTTCCGCAGCGAACTTCAGATGGTCTTCCAGGACCCCGTCTCCTCCCTCAACCCCCGCCGCAGCGTTGGCGAGTCCATCGCCGATCCGCTGCGCGCGGCCGGCCGGCTGACGGACGCGCGGATCACCGCCCGGGTGCGGGACCTGCTCGACCGGGTGGGCCTCGACCCGGACGCCTACCACCGCTACCCGCACGAGTTCAGCGGCGGCCAGCGGCAGCGCGTGGGCATCGCCCGGGCGCTGGCGCCGGAACCCCGGCTGATCGTCTGCGACGAGCCGGTCTCGGCGCTGGACGTCACCACCCAGGCGCAGGTGGTCGCCCTGCTGGGCGAGCTGCGACGCGAACTGGGCATCGCCCTCGTCTTCATCGCCCACGACCTCGCCGTCGTCCGGCAGGTCAGCGACCGGCTGGTGGTGATGCGGCGCGGGAGCGTGGTGGAGGAGGGTCCGGCGGACGTCGTCTACGAGCGGCCGGAACATCCGTACACGCGGGGGTTGCTGGCGGCGGTGCCGCGGGTGGGGGCGGCGGCCCCTCCCAGCCCGGCCGGCGTTTGA
- a CDS encoding ABC transporter substrate-binding protein — protein MRPSSVPRRRAAVAALVVAVVTGAAACGPEKKDEAGGADGAPRKGGTLTVLNRQPQKQFDPARLYTSGGGNVPSLVFRTLTTRHRADGAEGTKVVPDLATDTGRPSDDAKVWTFTLKDGLTYEDGTPITSADVKYGVERSFAAELSGGGPYLRDWLVGGDRYQGPYKEKKGLDSIETPDARTIVFHLRKSEGDFPYLATSTQFAPVPKAKDTGTKYAEHPVSSGPYKVVSNTNDGQRLRLERNPHWSEATDKERHAYPDAIDVQAGLAPAVINQRLATGSGADSAAVTTDTNLGPAELARVSGDKALAGRVGTGHFGYTDYLAFNPEAKPFDDPKVRQAVAYAVNRTSVINAAGGSSLAEPATTFLPNQKPFGYTASDPFPAGATGDPEKAKALLKEAGHEDGLEITLTHSTAQGGESGPEIATAVQEALGKAGITVKLEGLEDNDYEDRTHTVGKQPALFLGHWGADWPSGGPFLAPVFDGRQIVKDGYNFNSGRLDDAKVNDEIDAINKITDHSAAAARWGALDRTIGERALTVPLFHPVYKRLYGKDVKNVVISDWTGVLDISQVAVK, from the coding sequence ATGCGTCCATCCTCCGTACCCCGCCGCCGCGCCGCCGTGGCCGCCCTCGTCGTGGCCGTCGTCACCGGGGCGGCGGCCTGCGGCCCCGAGAAGAAGGACGAGGCCGGGGGCGCCGACGGCGCACCGCGCAAGGGCGGCACGCTCACCGTCCTCAACCGGCAGCCGCAGAAGCAGTTCGACCCGGCCCGGCTCTACACCTCCGGCGGCGGCAACGTCCCGTCCCTCGTCTTCCGCACCCTCACCACCCGCCACCGGGCCGACGGCGCCGAGGGCACCAAGGTCGTCCCCGACCTCGCCACCGACACCGGCAGGCCCAGCGACGACGCCAAGGTGTGGACGTTCACGCTGAAGGACGGGCTGACGTACGAGGACGGCACGCCGATCACCAGCGCCGACGTCAAGTACGGCGTCGAGCGCTCGTTCGCCGCCGAACTCTCCGGCGGAGGGCCGTACTTGCGCGACTGGCTGGTCGGCGGCGATCGCTACCAGGGGCCATACAAGGAGAAGAAGGGCCTCGACTCCATCGAGACGCCCGACGCCAGGACGATCGTCTTCCACCTCCGCAAGTCCGAGGGCGACTTCCCCTACCTGGCCACCTCCACCCAGTTCGCGCCCGTCCCCAAGGCCAAGGACACCGGCACCAAGTACGCCGAACACCCCGTCTCCTCCGGCCCGTACAAGGTCGTGAGCAACACCAACGACGGGCAGCGGCTGCGGCTGGAGCGCAACCCCCACTGGTCCGAGGCCACCGACAAGGAGCGGCACGCCTACCCGGACGCCATCGACGTCCAGGCCGGGCTCGCCCCCGCGGTGATCAACCAGCGGCTGGCGACCGGCTCGGGCGCCGACTCCGCCGCCGTCACCACCGACACCAACCTCGGCCCGGCCGAACTCGCCCGCGTGAGCGGCGACAAGGCGCTCGCCGGCCGGGTCGGCACCGGCCACTTCGGCTACACGGACTACCTCGCGTTCAACCCCGAGGCCAAGCCCTTCGACGACCCCAAGGTGCGCCAGGCCGTCGCGTACGCCGTCAACCGGACGAGCGTGATCAACGCGGCGGGCGGCTCCTCGCTCGCCGAGCCCGCCACCACCTTCCTGCCGAACCAGAAGCCGTTCGGCTACACCGCGAGCGACCCCTTCCCGGCCGGCGCCACCGGCGACCCCGAGAAGGCGAAGGCCCTGCTCAAGGAGGCCGGCCACGAGGACGGCCTGGAGATCACCCTCACCCACTCCACCGCCCAGGGCGGCGAGAGCGGCCCGGAGATCGCCACCGCCGTCCAGGAGGCCCTGGGCAAGGCCGGTATCACGGTGAAGCTGGAGGGCCTGGAGGACAACGACTACGAGGACCGCACGCACACCGTCGGCAAGCAGCCGGCCCTCTTCCTCGGCCACTGGGGAGCCGACTGGCCGTCCGGCGGCCCGTTCCTCGCGCCGGTCTTCGACGGCCGGCAGATCGTCAAGGACGGCTACAACTTCAACTCCGGCCGCCTGGACGACGCCAAGGTCAACGACGAGATCGACGCCATCAACAAGATCACGGACCACTCCGCGGCCGCCGCGCGCTGGGGCGCCCTCGACCGGACGATCGGCGAACGGGCCCTCACCGTCCCGCTGTTCCACCCCGTCTACAAGCGCCTCTACGGCAAGGACGTGAAGAACGTCGTCATCAGCGACTGGACCGGCGTCCTCGACATCTCCCAGGTCGCGGTCAAGTGA
- a CDS encoding ferritin-like fold-containing protein produces the protein METSDKAAAATGPAEELTGIAAQDWAQASADPRYRAAVVDLLGALAYGELAAFERLAEDAKLAPTLGDKAELAKMAAAEFQHFQRLRDRLAAIDVEPTAAMEPFAAALDEFHGQTAPSDWLEGLVKAYVGDSIASDFYREVAARLDSDTRALVLTVLDDTGHATFAVEKVRAAIEAEPRVGGRLALWARRLMGEALSQAQRVVADRDALSTMLVGGVADGFDLAEVGKMFSRITEAHTKRMAALGLAA, from the coding sequence ATGGAGACGTCCGACAAGGCAGCGGCGGCCACGGGCCCCGCCGAGGAACTCACCGGAATCGCCGCCCAGGACTGGGCCCAGGCGTCCGCCGACCCCCGTTACCGCGCCGCGGTCGTGGACCTGCTCGGCGCACTCGCCTACGGCGAGCTGGCCGCCTTCGAGCGGCTGGCGGAGGACGCCAAGCTGGCGCCGACGCTGGGTGACAAGGCGGAACTGGCCAAGATGGCCGCCGCCGAGTTCCAGCACTTCCAGCGGCTGCGCGACCGGCTCGCGGCGATCGACGTCGAGCCGACCGCGGCGATGGAGCCCTTCGCCGCCGCGCTGGACGAGTTCCACGGCCAGACGGCCCCCTCGGACTGGCTGGAGGGCCTGGTCAAGGCGTATGTGGGCGACTCGATCGCCAGTGACTTCTACCGGGAGGTCGCGGCCCGGCTGGACTCCGACACCCGGGCGCTGGTGCTGACCGTCCTCGACGACACCGGGCACGCCACGTTCGCGGTCGAGAAGGTGCGGGCCGCGATCGAGGCCGAGCCGCGGGTCGGCGGCCGGCTGGCGCTGTGGGCGCGGCGGCTGATGGGCGAGGCGCTGTCGCAGGCGCAGCGGGTCGTCGCCGACCGTGACGCCCTGTCGACGATGCTGGTCGGCGGGGTGGCCGACGGCTTCGACCTCGCGGAGGTCGGGAAGATGTTCTCCCGGATCACCGAGGCGCACACCAAGCGGATGGCCGCGCTGGGGCTGGCCGCGTAG